Sequence from the Segatella copri genome:
GTTTCATCTACCAGAGTGATATAGCCGCTGGCACTTGTTGCATTGGTCTTGCCGTCTGCAGTCTGAGATGCATCAATAAAGTCGGTTCTTCCTTCTGTGGCAAAGTCCTTGCTCAGATTGTCTGGCAAGAATTCCCATTCTCTTTGTGTGATAGGGCGGTCTGCCTGACAACCCAAAAGAAGGTCATTGCCGAATCTTGCCCAGCGGTGCTGTCCGTTGAGTTTGTGAATCTCTTCCCTGTAGGTAAAAGTGGTAGGGGTATCTTTAAAGTTGGTACTCTGGTTCCCAATGTTGGAGAGAATCATCTCGCGTGCCCGGGTCGTACAGTTATCATAGAAGAAATTGTAGCGGTATACGCGGTTCTCCGGCTGTGCATTCTTGTCGATGCTTCTCAGAATTCCCAGTTTCTCTGTACGGGAGAGACGGAGGCGCTGCTGTCTTACCCATCTGCCTTCATGTGCATATTCGGCAATGAAGTCGCTCATCGGGTAGATGCCAATCTGATAGTCGGTGAGTCCGAAAACAAAACGGAGTACGAAGCAACTTTGGTTAAAACTAAACATACCCCAGTTGACGGCAACATCCGTTCCCATAGCTTTGTTCTGGATGCGTAGAGCGGTATGTCCATAATACGACCACACCTCCTGACCTGGTCCGCAAGTCAGGAGAGAAATGTCAACAGAATCGAGCCACGCAGTAGCTTCTTCATTGACACGACTGTTCTGCACAGAAATATCAGAGTCTTTGTCTCTTGAAAAATCCTGTGCAGCCACTTCAGTAGTTAAATTGATTAAAATTACTGCTAAAATGGCACTAAAAATATGCTTAAAACGTTTCACGATGCAAAAATACCTTATTATTTTCAATTATCCTTCTTTTTTCTAGATTTTTTTTAATACTTTTGCACTCTGAATATAATTTTGAATGATTATTAAAGAATGAGAAAGCTTTTTTTAGCAACCCTATTGTTGGGTTCAGCCCTTATGGTTAAT
This genomic interval carries:
- a CDS encoding Lnb N-terminal periplasmic domain-containing protein: MAAQDFSRDKDSDISVQNSRVNEEATAWLDSVDISLLTCGPGQEVWSYYGHTALRIQNKAMGTDVAVNWGMFSFNQSCFVLRFVFGLTDYQIGIYPMSDFIAEYAHEGRWVRQQRLRLSRTEKLGILRSIDKNAQPENRVYRYNFFYDNCTTRAREMILSNIGNQSTNFKDTPTTFTYREEIHKLNGQHRWARFGNDLLLGCQADRPITQREWEFLPDNLSKDFATEGRTDFIDASQTADGKTNATSASGYITLVDETSDIIPAQAQIIDDTPVTPQMIAIALAIIIIGTTVRECVKKKNYWWFDAILLVLTGLPGLILFTMIFSQHPTVQINFQILILNPLNLIFAWKTVKRMKAGRQYWYFELLGWLLLIALFMQIWQNYAEGMSILALSLLARYCVKSTMMDLSPNNYGLQKHIVKKFRKNK